The following are encoded together in the bacterium genome:
- the metW gene encoding methionine biosynthesis protein MetW, producing MSSEISTTGREYNLQPELKHIVDMVKPGSRVLDLGCGEGDLLKALQIQKRARVQGIELSDTAIQECITKGLFVYHGDLDEGLADFNDQSMDYVILTNTIQVLHRPDFLIQEAARVGRHCIISIPNFGYWRVRFQLLLKGTMPRTSRLPYDWYDSPNIHLTTIADFRRFCREHDLAIVHETNLVIGENKCDPVRFAPNILSDYGIFLLKQK from the coding sequence ATGAGTTCTGAAATATCGACAACCGGCCGCGAGTATAATCTTCAGCCCGAGCTGAAACATATAGTGGACATGGTCAAGCCAGGAAGCCGCGTGCTCGACCTCGGCTGTGGTGAAGGCGATCTGCTCAAAGCCCTGCAGATTCAAAAACGCGCGCGTGTGCAGGGAATCGAACTATCGGACACCGCCATTCAGGAGTGCATCACAAAGGGCTTGTTCGTCTATCATGGCGACCTTGACGAGGGTCTGGCCGACTTCAACGACCAGAGCATGGACTATGTGATCCTCACAAACACCATTCAGGTGTTGCACAGGCCGGACTTTCTGATACAGGAAGCCGCCAGAGTCGGCAGACACTGCATCATATCGATCCCGAACTTCGGGTATTGGAGGGTGCGCTTCCAACTGTTGTTGAAAGGGACCATGCCCCGGACCAGCCGACTGCCGTATGACTGGTATGACTCGCCCAACATCCACCTAACCACAATCGCCGACTTCAGACGGTTTTGCAGAGAACATGATCTTGCCATCGTCCATGAGACGAACCTCGTGATCGGCGAAAACAAATGCGACCCTGTCCGGTTCGCTCCAAATATACTTTCCGACTACGGCATATTCCTGCTCAAACAAAAATAG
- a CDS encoding TCP-1/cpn60 chaperonin family protein — protein sequence MANNIRQTNSPNEADERVSALVTNAAAVSALASAVEGTLGPKGLDCMLVDKFGDVTVTNDGATILDKIDTNHPAAQMLIKAARAQENEIGDGTTTTAILACALISEGLANVQKGVPVTKVIEGMRFGVKAALDFIKHQAAQNSADKHLTQVALVAARGNEDIAGLIVEAARLVGNEKLKDPGYCLADAIVAKEYAQNEVFTGVILDKQRLSRQMPRSIENAKVFIIDDALEPGQVEDDALATESGFARYMALQDEFRRDVEKIVGLGVTFIAASKAIDPVAEEVLTDTGVLAVRRLSSRDIARLVELTGARTLKRSGLAKDPAELQGFLGTCDRVYEDERLDHIRVLGGKGHGMPTVIVGASTREVKDERERIARDAAGAVQSAVKTGVVAGGGAIEIGAAKHILSLKEKAHGMASYGIDAVSAALKRPLSQIVANAGFNPLEKVEEVLSAQSKADDCSLAIDCDTGEVCNMTKCGVVDPAGVKLYALSTAAEVAEAILRINTIIRKREESAAPAKSSELI from the coding sequence ATGGCTAACAACATCAGACAGACAAACAGTCCAAATGAAGCAGACGAGCGAGTATCCGCTCTGGTCACAAACGCTGCTGCCGTGAGCGCGCTGGCATCGGCAGTGGAAGGCACACTGGGACCCAAAGGGCTGGACTGTATGCTCGTAGATAAGTTTGGGGATGTGACCGTCACGAACGACGGCGCCACGATCCTCGACAAGATAGATACCAACCATCCCGCCGCGCAGATGCTGATAAAGGCTGCACGCGCACAGGAAAATGAGATAGGCGATGGCACGACCACGACAGCAATCCTGGCGTGTGCATTGATCTCCGAAGGGCTGGCGAATGTCCAGAAGGGCGTTCCGGTGACCAAGGTGATCGAGGGCATGCGTTTTGGCGTAAAGGCTGCTCTCGACTTTATCAAGCATCAGGCGGCACAGAATTCAGCCGATAAGCATCTGACACAGGTGGCGCTGGTTGCCGCGCGAGGCAATGAGGACATTGCGGGCTTGATCGTGGAGGCGGCGCGCCTCGTGGGTAATGAGAAGCTCAAAGACCCAGGTTACTGCCTTGCAGACGCGATAGTCGCCAAGGAATATGCTCAAAACGAAGTCTTCACGGGCGTGATTTTGGATAAACAGCGCCTGAGCAGGCAGATGCCTCGAAGCATTGAAAATGCCAAAGTGTTCATAATCGACGACGCGCTTGAGCCGGGTCAGGTTGAGGACGATGCGCTTGCGACAGAGTCCGGCTTTGCGAGATATATGGCTCTCCAGGACGAGTTCAGGCGCGATGTCGAAAAAATTGTCGGGTTGGGAGTCACATTCATCGCGGCATCAAAGGCAATCGATCCTGTGGCGGAAGAAGTTCTCACAGACACCGGCGTGCTGGCAGTCAGACGGCTGTCATCACGGGATATTGCCAGGTTGGTAGAACTCACCGGCGCACGCACACTCAAGCGCTCAGGTCTTGCAAAGGACCCAGCCGAACTGCAAGGTTTCCTCGGCACCTGCGATAGGGTATACGAGGATGAACGGCTCGACCATATCAGAGTGCTCGGAGGCAAAGGTCATGGCATGCCCACTGTGATTGTCGGAGCATCGACACGTGAGGTCAAAGACGAACGCGAAAGGATAGCCAGAGACGCCGCTGGAGCCGTACAGTCGGCCGTGAAGACCGGCGTGGTGGCCGGCGGTGGAGCGATCGAGATAGGCGCTGCAAAGCATATACTCTCGCTCAAAGAAAAGGCTCATGGCATGGCGTCATACGGCATCGACGCAGTTTCGGCTGCGTTGAAACGGCCGCTGAGCCAGATCGTTGCGAATGCCGGTTTCAACCCTCTGGAGAAGGTCGAGGAGGTTCTGTCAGCGCAGAGTAAAGCAGACGACTGTTCGCTTGCAATAGACTGCGACACAGGTGAGGTATGCAATATGACCAAGTGCGGCGTAGTCGATCCGGCAGGTGTGAAATTATATGCTCTGAGCACGGCAGCCGAAGTTGCAGAGGCCATCCTTAGGATAAACACAATCATCAGAAAGCGGGAGGAGTCTGCCGCCCCCGCAAAGTCATCGGAGTTGATATGA
- the grpE gene encoding nucleotide exchange factor GrpE: MKQHKENTTHKVPIDPDEQEVVSNEEVVSDMQILQEEIEKLQNDVQEAHDKYIRALADFDNYRKRQREETARSCDFARIEVISTLLPIIDNFERSVQAAEENHSYDALVEGVSLTLRQLHDMLTKQGVEPIESVGQEFNPELHEALMRVDTDDYPENTIVDELEKGYTLNGKVLRPARVRVAMSD, translated from the coding sequence ATGAAGCAGCACAAAGAAAATACAACACATAAGGTCCCAATCGACCCGGATGAACAAGAAGTCGTATCGAACGAAGAAGTCGTCTCGGACATGCAGATTCTGCAAGAAGAGATAGAGAAACTGCAAAATGACGTCCAGGAAGCGCATGATAAATATATCAGAGCACTTGCGGATTTCGATAATTACCGCAAACGCCAGCGCGAGGAGACCGCCCGCTCGTGCGATTTTGCTCGAATAGAAGTAATAAGCACCCTGCTGCCTATAATCGACAATTTCGAGCGGTCTGTGCAGGCCGCCGAAGAGAATCACAGCTACGATGCTTTGGTGGAAGGCGTGTCGCTTACTCTGCGTCAGCTTCATGATATGCTCACCAAACAGGGCGTAGAACCTATTGAGTCTGTGGGTCAGGAGTTCAATCCCGAGCTGCACGAGGCGCTGATGAGAGTGGACACGGACGATTACCCCGAAAACACAATAGTCGACGAGCTTGAGAAGGGCTATACGCTCAACGGAAAGGTGCTGCGCCCTGCCCGCGTGCGAGTGGCTATGTCCGATTAA
- the rpsT gene encoding 30S ribosomal protein S20 yields MPNIKSVVKDVKKSRELRLRNLDTRSKIKTFVKKTKAAQDASADNGAELLNETVSIVDKAAKRGIIHPNAAARRKSRLMKRAAFKANAQS; encoded by the coding sequence TTGCCGAATATCAAGTCAGTTGTTAAAGACGTCAAGAAGTCTCGCGAGCTCAGGCTGCGAAATTTGGATACAAGGTCCAAGATCAAGACCTTTGTAAAAAAGACCAAAGCTGCACAGGATGCATCAGCAGATAATGGCGCCGAGCTGCTCAATGAGACTGTGAGCATAGTAGATAAGGCAGCAAAGCGCGGCATTATTCATCCGAACGCGGCTGCAAGACGCAAGTCCAGGCTTATGAAGCGTGCCGCTTTCAAGGCAAATGCACAGTCATAG
- a CDS encoding AAC(3) family N-acetyltransferase, producing the protein MVTKKHIEDGLQKIRLSTGDVVVVHSSLSSFGNVDGGADTVIDALLDVIGEQGTLVVPTYTYGLDIFDPQTSTSLCGAITEAVRMHPNALRSLHPTHSIAAIGALADMITTGHEKVHSFARGSALFNALQSRAKVLLLGVSHTSNSMIHVAEEIANLPYLDRSRHIEFKNVQGKAVQKWVRRPGCSQGFGAIEEVLDEHDAIRETTIGECRARIMTARSVVEAALEILKMNPEGLLCERPDCEACAQARAMVEATEVENQDKEIIEMAEEEERVRRAIQKRLQGGEVKFFDADDEYTSPN; encoded by the coding sequence ATGGTCACCAAGAAACATATTGAGGATGGACTTCAAAAAATCAGGCTGAGCACTGGCGATGTTGTCGTAGTTCACAGTTCGCTGTCGAGTTTTGGTAATGTAGATGGTGGAGCCGACACTGTAATCGATGCTTTGCTGGATGTCATCGGTGAGCAGGGTACACTCGTAGTGCCGACATACACATACGGTCTGGATATATTTGACCCTCAGACATCCACATCATTGTGCGGAGCAATCACCGAGGCCGTCCGCATGCACCCAAATGCACTTCGCAGCCTGCACCCCACCCACTCTATCGCAGCCATAGGCGCACTGGCAGATATGATTACCACGGGTCACGAAAAAGTCCATTCATTTGCTCGTGGGTCTGCATTGTTCAATGCACTGCAGTCTCGGGCTAAGGTCCTCCTGCTGGGAGTATCTCACACATCAAATTCGATGATCCATGTGGCTGAGGAGATCGCTAATCTGCCGTATCTTGACCGGTCAAGACATATCGAGTTCAAGAATGTGCAGGGCAAAGCCGTTCAAAAATGGGTGCGCAGACCCGGCTGCAGCCAGGGTTTCGGTGCGATTGAAGAAGTGCTGGATGAGCATGACGCCATACGTGAGACGACCATCGGTGAGTGCCGTGCGCGGATTATGACAGCGAGGTCGGTCGTCGAGGCAGCACTGGAGATACTTAAGATGAACCCGGAAGGTCTTCTATGCGAGAGGCCGGACTGCGAGGCATGCGCCCAGGCCAGGGCAATGGTCGAAGCGACAGAGGTCGAAAATCAGGACAAAGAAATAATCGAGATGGCCGAGGAAGAAGAACGGGTCAGGCGCGCTATACAGAAGCGTCTGCAGGGCGGCGAAGTCAAATTCTTTGATGCCGACGACGAATATACTTCGCCAAATTAG
- a CDS encoding cupin domain-containing protein — protein MHFCKLSDLELRQMLPGCNARFIHTDNMTVSYWNLDGGAVIPPHKHPHEQVTSLIEGKLEMSVGGECKTIEPGEIVIIPGDVEHSVNALTPCYVIDAFYPARDDYR, from the coding sequence GTGCACTTTTGCAAATTAAGCGATTTGGAACTGCGTCAAATGCTCCCCGGATGCAATGCTCGATTCATTCATACAGACAATATGACTGTCTCCTATTGGAACCTTGACGGGGGAGCTGTAATACCGCCTCACAAGCATCCACATGAACAGGTGACCAGTCTGATAGAGGGCAAGCTCGAAATGAGTGTCGGTGGCGAGTGCAAGACAATAGAGCCGGGTGAGATAGTCATCATCCCCGGAGATGTCGAACACAGCGTCAATGCGCTTACGCCCTGCTATGTGATAGACGCATTCTATCCCGCAAGAGACGACTATAGATAA
- a CDS encoding sugar phosphate isomerase/epimerase, with product MSDIKSNLSASVYVFFPHDDPNSDCMPVADCAKAIVDDGLGVEVFLSEYNYKPYTQQAIEQIREIGKKAKFLTCHTNQFEWDYDKLMAEIPMVASFSGSVLVVHSATFGLEHCDNPPSPQTLRDICKFAADSGIMLAFENSGRTGIAMMRHALDVIGSVPGLGICIDTGHANRSKALDGVPVEDYLREFCDLIIELHINDNLGKEDLHLPPGEGNIDWNAVMTELRALPQDTFMCIELANHGDDAISLIHQSCDFLTRS from the coding sequence ATGAGCGATATTAAGAGCAACCTCAGCGCATCTGTTTATGTGTTTTTCCCTCATGATGATCCCAACAGCGATTGCATGCCGGTTGCTGACTGTGCAAAAGCAATTGTAGACGACGGGCTGGGTGTAGAGGTTTTTCTTTCCGAGTATAATTACAAGCCGTATACACAGCAAGCAATCGAGCAGATTCGTGAGATTGGTAAAAAGGCAAAATTTCTGACCTGCCACACAAACCAGTTCGAGTGGGACTATGACAAGCTCATGGCCGAGATACCGATGGTTGCAAGTTTCAGTGGCAGCGTGCTGGTGGTTCACTCGGCCACATTCGGACTGGAACACTGTGATAATCCGCCGTCACCACAAACCCTGCGCGATATATGCAAGTTCGCTGCAGACTCTGGAATTATGCTCGCATTTGAAAACTCTGGACGCACAGGTATCGCTATGATGAGGCACGCACTCGATGTTATCGGTTCGGTCCCGGGGTTGGGGATATGCATAGACACCGGTCATGCCAATCGCAGCAAGGCTCTTGATGGTGTGCCTGTCGAGGATTACCTGCGTGAGTTTTGTGATCTTATAATCGAACTCCACATTAACGACAACCTTGGCAAGGAGGACCTTCATCTGCCGCCGGGTGAGGGCAATATAGACTGGAACGCGGTGATGACGGAACTACGTGCTCTGCCGCAGGATACGTTTATGTGCATAGAGCTTGCAAACCATGGCGATGATGCGATTAGCCTGATCCATCAGTCGTGCGATTTTCTGACTAGGTCCTAA
- a CDS encoding thymidine phosphorylase: MTIQDIIASKRDRRELTNEEISRIVLDYASGAVPDYQMSAFLMAAFINGMSFAETSAMTKAMIASGEVLNLSAITNTKVDKHSTGGVGDKTTLVVIPILASCGLAVPKMSGRGLGFTGGTLDKLESIPGFNTAISPERFVRQVNDIGAAIAGQTHDIVPADKKIYALRDVTGTVENIPLIAASIMSKKIACSSDIILLDVKVGSGAFMHDLPRARELAQTMIAIGTNLGRKVGAAITDMNQPLGYAVGNSLEVVEAIDTLKGGGPDDFRSLCVEISAIILYMAEQCKSEDEARAMASESLVSGGALKKFAQIISAQDGNPAVIDDTTLLPQAKNTADVVSKESGFVSMIDCAQIGRAACMLGAGRERKEDSIDPAVGIMVMKKLGDRVEKGETMARLHYNDESKAAGAALAVCNAYVIGDMPQVPPLIHEVIYESVQKKSPDLF, from the coding sequence ATGACAATACAAGATATAATCGCCTCCAAAAGAGACCGACGTGAGCTTACTAATGAAGAAATATCCAGAATAGTGCTGGATTACGCATCCGGGGCTGTGCCTGATTATCAGATGTCTGCATTTCTGATGGCTGCGTTCATCAACGGCATGAGCTTTGCCGAGACCTCGGCTATGACCAAGGCAATGATCGCGAGCGGCGAAGTGTTAAACTTATCGGCAATAACTAATACAAAGGTGGACAAGCACAGCACAGGCGGAGTGGGGGACAAAACTACATTAGTCGTAATCCCGATCCTGGCGTCATGCGGACTGGCTGTGCCGAAAATGTCCGGCAGAGGACTTGGATTCACAGGCGGGACTCTCGATAAGCTCGAATCCATACCCGGCTTCAACACTGCCATTTCTCCAGAGAGGTTTGTGAGGCAGGTGAACGATATAGGTGCGGCGATTGCAGGCCAGACGCATGATATAGTGCCTGCCGATAAGAAAATTTATGCTCTGCGAGACGTCACCGGGACGGTCGAGAACATACCGCTCATCGCTGCAAGCATTATGAGCAAGAAGATTGCATGCTCGAGTGATATTATCCTGCTGGACGTCAAGGTCGGCTCGGGAGCGTTTATGCATGACCTGCCTCGGGCCAGAGAGCTTGCCCAAACTATGATCGCAATAGGCACAAACCTGGGTCGAAAAGTCGGCGCTGCCATCACTGATATGAATCAGCCGTTGGGTTATGCAGTAGGCAATTCTTTGGAGGTCGTCGAGGCGATTGACACTCTTAAAGGCGGCGGACCGGATGATTTTAGGAGTTTGTGTGTAGAAATATCTGCAATAATCTTATACATGGCTGAACAGTGCAAGTCCGAAGACGAAGCGCGTGCAATGGCTTCTGAATCGCTCGTCAGTGGCGGTGCGCTGAAGAAGTTTGCTCAGATTATATCTGCGCAGGACGGCAATCCTGCAGTGATTGATGACACTACTCTGCTTCCTCAGGCAAAAAACACAGCCGATGTTGTGAGCAAGGAATCGGGTTTTGTATCTATGATCGATTGCGCTCAGATAGGCAGAGCGGCATGTATGCTTGGCGCAGGACGTGAACGTAAAGAAGACTCGATTGACCCGGCGGTGGGCATTATGGTGATGAAAAAACTGGGCGACAGAGTTGAGAAAGGCGAGACAATGGCAAGGCTGCACTATAACGATGAGTCAAAGGCTGCTGGGGCTGCATTGGCTGTTTGTAATGCATATGTCATAGGAGATATGCCGCAAGTTCCACCGCTCATACATGAGGTGATATATGAGTCGGTACAAAAAAAGAGCCCCGATCTCTTTTGA